CACCGCCTCAACACCGGAGTCAGCCTGGGCAAGTACCATCGCACCGACGGCGGCAAGCTTGAGATCCTCATCCTCAGCGGTTACCGGAAACAGTGCGTCGAGATCGAACGGGCCCTGCGGCGCGGCCACCGCTTGGACAACGTCGACGTTCAGATCAAAACCGTTGATGCCGTGCAGGGCCGAGAATCGGACGTCGTGATCTTCTCGGTGACTCGAAGCAATTTGCGTGGCGAACTCGGCTTCCTTGGCGAGCCCTATGAAGGACGGATGAACGTCGCGCTGTCCAGAGCCCGCGAAATCCTGTGGATCGTAGGCGATGCCGAGTTCTGCCAAGCCCAGCCCGGCCCGCTCAAAAAGGTACTGCACCACATCAGCACCGCCGACAATGCGACGGTGCACACGCTATGAGTAGAGATGTCTACGCAGACGCCGCGCGCAAGTACGCCCACACCCTGCCCGGCCACATCCTCTTGGCCGCCGAACCAGCCGCGATCCCAGCGTCTACGCTCACCCTCGACGTCCTCGTCGAACAGACCGAAGAACTTGAGGCAGCGCAGAAATACGCGCTACGGGCCATGCTCAACGGGCTCGACTCTATCGAAGACCTCCAACTGTTCCTTGGACTCGATGATCGAGACATCCTCCGCGCGATAGCCGGCCTCCTCGACGCCGAATACATCGACTACCGGCCGCCACCCGAAGGCGCGCTGCGTCGCCTCACACTGAGGGACGCCGGCCGCGACGCCGCGCGCGACGCGCAGCTCCGCAGACCGGCCCCAGCCACAGTCCCGGTGGTCTATGACCGGCTGACCAGAACGGTCACCCCGTGGAACAAACGGGCGCTGACCCGCACCCAAGTCGCCAAATCCAATGCGGCACGAATCCTGCTGCCGCCGGCTAGCGCCATGCCCGTCGGCCTGCACGAACTCAACGTCGACGCCCTGACCGCTGCGCTGGACATCCGGCGCGAGCCAATCCACATCCTCGGCATCAGCGGCGTCACCGAGAACCCGGTTTACTACTACGGTGCAATCTTACTGATCTACAAGAACTTTGACACCAACGAACTCCGGTTGGGCGTCGACGTCGATGGCACGTGGAGCGAGCCACACGCGGCCGCCCTCGAAAAGATCGGCGCCGTCGACCGTCTGCGTATCACCGCAGCCCCCGCCGACGAGGTCCACGAATCCGTCACCGACTCGGCCGACCGCCTGGGCCGAGACGAAGTCATCGCTCTGCAGACCGCCCTCGACAGCAACGAAACAGGCACTGACGGAAATCAACTCGACCGCGCACAGATCCGCTGGCTCGGAGTCTATGAGCACCCCACCTGGCTCAACGACGCCGTCTCGAACTCGCAGCACCGACTGCTGATCATCAGCCCACGGATCACCGGAAGCGTCGTCGACCAACGGTGGGTCGATCGGGTGGAGAAGCTCGCCCGAACCGCCGACGTCACCATCTTCTGGGGGCACGGCGACAACACCGATACCGACGAGACCGCCGTGGACAGGCTCCACAAAGCCGCGCGCCGTTCCACCCGCTTGGCAATCGTCAGAGTCCCCAACACCGTCGCAAAGGTCCTCGTCAGCGACGGCTACTACATCAAAACCAATTTCAACTGGCTGTCCTTCCGCGGCACCCCGTCGCGCCAGTTCCGACACGAAGAAGGCGACCTGGTCCAAAACCAGGAACTGGCCGACCACGCCTACGACAAGTACATGTCCGAGAACTGCACACTCGCCCTGGAAGTGGTCGGAACGCTTCCGGCGAAGTACCGCATTAGCATCAAGTCGAATGCCTCCACACCGTCGGACCTGCAGCCGGCATCTCAGCCCGCACCGCTCACAGCCAGAACAGACTCACCGGCGACCATGGGATCACCCCCGGCAGACGCGACGCAAAGTCAACCGCCCACAGCACGGCGACGAGAACGACGCAAGAAGGCGCCAGCCAGCAACCGCGAGACGGCCCGAAGACAAGCGCTCAGCAAAATCACTGTCGGAGAATCCATGTCGGGCGTCGTTAAGAACCTCGAAAACTATGGGGCGTTCGTCAGTCTCGGCGACAACCTCGACGGCCTGATCCATATCTCAAAGCTCGGACGACAGGTTCACCACCCATCGGCGGTTGTCCAACTAGGCCAAACCGTAGTAGTCATCGTCGAAGACGTCGACATCGACCGCGAACGGGTCTCGCTGAAACTCAAGAGTGTCGACGGACGCCCCCAATCACCACAAAAGCCACATCACGCCTAGACGTCAGGGGACACCGATTCGCCGTACCGCCCCCGAGAGCTTCTAGTCAAAGGTTTTGGGGTGCAATGCCGGTGAGAAATCCGAGCGACTTAACCCCGCTTTCCTGCAGGGCAGTATGACAACGCGGGCTGTTGGTTGTGGTGGTAGGGGTCGTTGGCCGGCGACCACCACGCAGCATCCAGGCAAGTGGAGTCGTCAAGCCGCGCCCGAGCCATCGGAAATTTCATGGATAATGTAGATTATCTATCGCGCTAGCATGAAACCTACTGTTGGGCAGCATTTCTGACGTGATCGACAGAACCGCGCCGCTGGCTCGGGCACGAAATGCGTTGGCGCGGGCCAAGCGACCGATCAAGATCTGTACAAGGCGGCTGCCATTTCGATGAAACTTTTCACGCAGCAGGGTCTGCACTGTTCCCGCAACTGAACCAAAGAGGAGGCAGCCTGGCGATACCTAATCGGCTATCGTCGTGTTGTGGCGGTTATCGGGCCGACGACCAGTGGCTATGTGGAGCGGTTAGCGGGAAACATTCTGCGCAATAGCGCGGGCACGCGTCAGCCTGTCGCAGCGGGAGCTTGCCAAGGCCGCGCATGTGCCGCAATCGACCATCGCAAGGATTGAGTCGGGGACCCGGCAGCCGTCACTTCCACTGCTCGCCCGGATCCTGGCCGCAGTTGATCTGGAGTTGCGAATCAACGTCGCTGACTACGACGCGCACGACGACATCCTCGACGGCGACGTCGCGCGGCTGTCGGCATTACAGCGTCAGCGCCGGCGCCAAGTACAGGACGAATTCGCAGCGCACTTGCGCGAGACGCACCGCTCGTGACCGCGGCGATCACTTCTGTCCAAGACGCATCATCTGCGTGCTTGACCGTTACCACGTCGAATAAATTGTCTTTGGCAGGCGTTCGCGATCGCATCACGGTCTCGGCTGGGCAGTGACACCAAACCGTGTAGAGCCTCATGGAGCAGGCGATGGACGAACGCGACCGCCGCCAGCGCCTGGCTGCCGTCTGGGCAGCAATGAGTAATGCCGATGAGGAGACGCTGCGGAACTGGCGAGCTGACACCAAAACTTGGGAGGCCCTCGACGATGATCTTGATGGCTACGCGTAGTGACCGATCGGATCGCGCCTGGATCCGTCGTGGGGGTCAACCTCGACCCCACCGTGGGTCGTGAGCAGGCCGGCCGTCGTCGCCTCGGCTGGGTAGTCGCGGGCGGTCGCGATCCTCGTTCCTGCAACGACGACCCGCCGCGGTTGGCCGCAGCACGTGGAGCTGACAGGGTCAGCTCTTGAGCTCGTCTTTTATTCGTCGTTTATGGTCGAGAAAGCACGAGAATCAACGGCAATCATCGGCGTCTAATGCGGAATGTAATCCTTTGGCCGACAGGCAGATACGGGCGTCATCAGAATGCAATTGGCGCCGTGGGGCGCTAATCCGTTGGTCGCGGGTTCGAGCCCCGCCCGCCCCACCGATTGTATGTATGACCTCGGTTGATGCTTGACATTTTGTCTTCGGGTGAGGCCTGACAGTGTTTCGGCTGATGGTTGACAGTTACTTCGGCTGATCCTTGACACTCCCGAGATGAGGGAGTTGAGCGTGGCCGAGCAGCGGCATGCTGCGGTGTTGGCGGTGATTGCTGATGGGTTGTCGGTGTCGCAGGTTGCCGAGAAGGTGGGGGTGTCGCGCCAGACGCTGCACTCCTGGTTGGCCCGGTATGAGGCCGAAGGTCTGGATGGGTTGGTGGATCGGTCGCATCGGCCGGTGAGCGGTGGTCGCTCCTCCTTGCACGCTTTGTCGGTAATACTCAAAGTCAAGTTGGTCAGCTGAACCGCAAGGGAGACGAATGTCCTGGAAAGCTTCCTTAATCGGTGTCGTCAGGCTTTGGCCGCCTTCGGGTACGCCGCAATCCCGCGGTATCGCGTTCTTCATCAGAGTCCTAGGAAAAGGCAGAGTTGTCTCGAACTGTCACCGCGTACGCTCGACGGCCGCCGAATTCCCCCACGACCTCGCCTTCGTCGGCGACCTAAGCGTGGCGGCCGACAGCGAAGACGTGCCGCCGGTTGGAAGGCCGGTCGAACACCGAGGGTCGGAGCTTCGCGTCTGCCTGGACCTCCTGCCGTGAAAGCCAAAGACTTCGCTTCGCGAATCGACGACCTGCGCACCGAGCTGACCAAGCTGACCAAGGAGCGGCCGAGCCTAGTTCAGGACGACTACGAGGAGCGCGTTGCGTCATGGGAGGGCAAGCTATCGGAGGCGTGGGAGCACTGCATCACCGGCGATATCCTCAACCAGCTCTTCGATCGAGGTGGGGCGGATGTGCTGATGGAGAAGTTCCGCGTGCTCGCCCCGGTGAGCGAGGTCGACGATCAGGACCTGCAAGACCGTTACGAAACGACATCGGAGTGGGCTCGGCGCCAAGATAAGGCGGAGAAAACCAACTGCTTGGCACCCGAGCCGGCCGACCTCGAAAGCGAACTTAACCGGCTGGTCGAGTGGCAGAAGCGAATTGAGAAGTACCGCAACAGCAGTTGAGTCGAGTACTCGCGTATGGACAGGTCGACATGATGCGGGGCCGAGGTTGCGCAGGTGGATGCCCGATCGGAAGCTTTTTTGCCGTCGAGCTCTCCGAATCCGATCCGCTAGCACGCACCCAATTGGCGCGGTCCTTCGCCTTGTGGGAAATCATGATTCGCGACGGACTGACCGTGATCCGCACTCGGCGAGTTGCGTGACGGCATCGATGCCGACCGCCTGGCACGAGTTACTGCGATGGGTGCACCTAGGCCTCGGCGGAATGGCTGATCAACGCATGAAGGTTCGATGAGACACTTTCGCGCAGTGGCTAATTCGGTGGTATATCTATCGCCGAACAAGCTGATTATGAATACCTGCGCTCCGTCTCGCCTTGATACATCTGTTGTAGTGAATCGCGCCAACCGCGCGGGTCGAGGCACGTCGATAAGCTCGGGTGACCTTTTTCGTTCTCTGTTCGAAACTCGCCGCCGCGATGCCCGCCCTGGTACCTCGGCGAGGGAGGATCTTAAGCATGACCAAGAACATCGGAATCGTGCTGTTCGACGGTGTGGAAGAGCTGGACGTGGTCGGCCCATGGGAAGTCTGGTCGTCGTGGGCCCACCACTTTCCCGGTGACGGGTACACGGTCTCGTGTTTCTCGCCTTCCGGTGGCTTGGTGAGCTGCGCCAAAGGCTTGGTGTTGCAAGCTCACCATTCCTTCGACGACGCGCCGAAGTTTGACGTGCTGTTGCATCCTGGTGGCCAAGGCGTGCGCCCACTCGCGTACGACGACGTCTGGCTGGATTGGGTTCGGCGGCAACGCGCCGCCGTGCCGCTGATGACCAGCGTGTGCACGGGATCCCTGGTGTACGCCGCCGCCGGACTGCTCTCACACCGTCCCGCCACCACCCATTGGAACTCACTGGACTTGCTGACCACGCTGGATCCGACGATCGATGTCCGGCGCGAGGAGCGCTTCATTGACGATGGTGACATCGTCACTTCCTCGGGGGTGTCCGCGGGAATCGATATGGCTTTGTACCTTGTCGGCCGGCTCGCCGGGGCCGAGCGTGCCCGCGAGGTCCGCCGCTACATTCAGTACGACCCCGCACCACCGCTCTAGTACTCGATCGCGGCCCGCAGGCCGAAGTCATCCAGCGCCGCACACACCACCTGCGCGAGTGCCGCTTTCGTGTTCGTCCTTCCAGGTTCCCACGACGCGACACTGAACCACACCTTGTCGCGAAGCGATGCCGCCGACACCAGCAGATGCCCTCCTAGCCGCTCCAAGATCGCTGGCGTGATCCCGGCTTCACCCCCGCGCATAGCGAAGAAGTCCGCGTCGGTGCCATCGGGCCGGTTCGCCTCGGACGGCATCTCGCCGATATTGGTGCAGCCCACGCGTTTACCCAAATTGAACGCCCACTTCTCTATACGGCGAACAACCATCTTGGGGGTGAATGGAATCAACGCCAATGGCGCTTCTAAGGCATCGCCTGTTTCCGCAAGTTCGATGAACGCCTGTTTTAGGGCCCCGCGAAGCTCGGCAAGGTTCTGCGTCACCTCATTCGCGTTCGCCCGCACGGCAACCCCTGAGTGCGGATTGGCTCGCGTGTCGCCATCGGCGTGGTTGCTTACCGGCACCGACAGCACGACGCTTCGGTCGTGGTCGGTCCGGCCGAGTCGATAGCCGAGCCGAGTGGAGAATCCAGCAAACAACACATTGCGTGTCCCGCCCAGCGCACTGGCGCGCTCATCCCAGTCTCGCGCGTCGACGCAGCCGTAGACCCTCGGCACCACCAGTCGCTGCACTCGCGCCGCCGACGATGACGTTGCTGCAGACCTGGCCGAGGGCGGTGATACCGGCCTGGCCGAGGACGACAGGTTTTCCGGCTGTGCGCGGTTAACGCGCACAGCCGCCGCAATGGCCGCCGGTACCTTCAAGGCCGAGCGGACAGTAACCGCGACGTCCTGCCTGAGCGCTTGTCGGCGACTGCGTGAACCCGGCGGCGGATATCCGAAGTCGCGATGGGTGCCGTTGACGGCATCCGCGATCGCCAGGATTCCGGCCTTGGAGTCACCCGTGGTGTGCGAAACGGCCAGCGACACCGCGGCACCGCCACCGATGAGAGGTTGAACCCCGAAGTGCCAGGGCGGCCCCAATTCGGGATCGATCGCGACGAAGGACCGCTCGTCGACCCAGTCCCAGACTTCGTCGCGGCGCCGCTGCGCGACGGCGATATCGAGGTCGGCGGATCCGTTGTGCGACACCCATCGATGCCTGCCAAAGGGCAACGGCGAGCGTTCTATTAGGCGATTCACCAGCGTGTGCTGGAGGTTGCGCTGGAACCTGCGCAAGCCCTCGAGATTGACACCGTTCTCGTAGATCCAGATGTACTGGATGACGTGTCCTCTGCCCAGCCCACGCATTGTCAAAAACCAGTTCTGGTCCATGTACGTCAGCGTGTTGTCGATGGGGGTGCTCATATGGGCCCTTCTTCGGAGCAGATCCAGCGCCACAAGAGGCAGCCGGTGCGGGCTGGGCGCGGCCCTCAATGTACATACCGTCGCCGGCTTTCTCATGCGAGGCGAGACCTCGCGAGACCTTTCGAATTCGCCGGGAACTCAACGTCAATATTCGACGACTAATACACACGGGCAAACCATGGGGGTGGATTGCTGACCGACAACCGGGGGTGGAGAAGGAGACTCTTGGTGCAGTTCATCAGTAAGTTCACCGAACTAGCGGCTGTCGAGGTGTACGACTTCGATCCGGCGATGGCAACCAGCGACGACATCCAGCTGCTCCGACACCACATCTACACCGACAAACTCGTCATCCTCAAAGCCCAAGACCTGAAGCCGGCCGCGTTCGTGGAACTCGGGCAACACTTTGGAACGCCGGTTTCGTACTACGAACCGATGTATCACCATCCGGAAAACGGCCTCATCTTCGTCTCCTCGAACCTCGCCCGGGCGGAGGGTCAGATCGGCGTGCCGAGGACCGGCGGATTCTGGCATGCCGATTACCAGTTCATGCCGAAGCCGTTCGCGTTCACACTCTTCTATCCGCAGAAGTTGCCAACTGGTACCCGAGGTACCCGCTTCATCAACATGGCCAGCGCCTATGAGCGACTGACTCCACGACTCAAGGAAGCCATCGCGGACACTTTCAGCAAGCACAGCGCTCGGCGCTACGTCAAGATCCGGCCCTCGGATGTCTACCGTCCGATCGGTGACATCCGGGCCGAAATCGAGCGGGTCACACCGCCGCAAACCTGGCCGACGGTGCTCATCCACCCGGTCACGGGCGAGCGGATTCTCTACGTATCGGAGGCCTTCACGTACGCCATCGAAGACTCCGAGGGCAACGCGCTGCCTCTCTCCTTACGCGACGAACTCCTCGACGCTTCAGGACAACTCGACGAGTCCTACGAACACCCGAACATCTTCGTGCAGACCTATGAGCCCGGCGATCTCGTGCTGTGGGACAACCGGACCCTGATCCACCGCGCCTTGCACAATCCAAACAACGAACCAACGGAGTCCTACCGCGTGACCGTCACCGACGAATACCCGCTCGGCGCCGAGGTCGCCGCATGACGCAAACATCGCAACCCAGCCTCGCCGAATTCCTGCAGGACGACACCGTGCTGCTCGATCGCACCATGACCCCGTACGTCCGCAAGGACACCGTCTACCTCAAGCAGGCGACGGTTGTGCGCCGCGGCGACATCGTCGTCGGTTCCGGTGATCTGGGGTTCGACCATTCCTGCTATATCGAGGAAACCGGCCACTTCAATGCGGTCGAGTTCGTCATCTCCTATAACCAGCTCATCTACTACACGCTCGCGGCCTCGGTTCGCGACCAGCTCATCCCCGAGCTGAGTGACTGGACGATGGACGACTATTGGCAGCGGCAACTGCCTTCAGTCCTGATCAGCAAGATGAGCACCCGATTCCGGCAACCGATCAATTCCCGGTCTTACCGCGGTGTCCTGACGATCACCGACGTCGAATTCCGCCACCGGTCGCGCCCGGTGTTGGCGTTGCAGACCACGGTCGAGTTCACCGACGACGGCGCTGGCAGCGCCCTGGGCGAGGTCGAAATCGTGTTGGCGGATCTGCCCGCGAAATCATAATGGCGGGAAGCCGTTTCGACCTAGTCTCTGTTCTCGAGCAGAATGCGCGCCTGGGCGGCGACCGCGCCGCCTTGATCTTCGAGTCGGCACGGGTGTCCTTCGGCGAACTCGCGCGGCGATCGGTGGCGGTTTCCAGGGCGCTTGCCAGTGCCGGTGTCCGTCCCGGCGACCGGATCGTCCACGTCGCCACTGACTCACCGGCACTCTACGAGTTGCTTTATGGCTGCGCACGTCTCGGTGCCGTCTTGGTACCGGTTAACTGGCGCTTGGCTGCTGACGAGGTCGACTACATCGTCGACCACGCCGGGGCTCGCGTCCTGATCACCGACCGCACCGACCTCACAGCCGAAACTGTGATCAACGTCGACAGCTTCGCCGCATGGCGTGACCGAGCGCCCACTCTTGAGCTACCCGAGATCGTTGTCGATCGCGATACCCCGATCGTGCAGATGTACACCAGCGGAACGACGGGCCGTCCCAAAGGTGTTGTGCTAGCACACCGTACCTTCACCGCGGTGCGTGAACTTCTAGACGATGCCGGCTTGGATTGGATCGATTGGCGGGACGGCGATGTCAGTCTGATCGCGCTACCGGGATTCCACATCGGCGGTATGTGGTGGGCGACGCAGGGCCTCAACAAGGGGATACCGAGCGTCGTGATCCCACGGTTCAAGGCACTCGATGCCGTTACGGCGATCCGTGAAAATGGGGTGACTGTCAGCTGTTTCGTTCCGGCGATGCTGCTCATGATGTTGTCCGAGCCCGGCCTGACCAAGTCGGATTTCGCCACGGTTCGCAAGATCGCCTATGGGGGCTCTCCGATCGGCCCGGACCTGCTTTCGCAAGCGCTCGACACGTTCGACTGCGATTTCGCACAGATCTACGGTTTGACCGAAACGGGAAACACCGCGGTATGCCTACCACCGAGCGAGCACCTGCCGGGCCGGGCCCGTCTGCACGCCGCGGGCCGACCCTATCCCGGCGTAGGAGTCGCCATCCGGGACCCCGACGGCACCGAACTTCCACCCGGACGCTGCGGCGAAGTCTATCTCCGCAGCCCGGCGCAAATGCTCGAGTATTTCGACAACCCGGCCGCTACCAGGCAGACCATTGTCGACGGCTGGATTCGCACGGGCGACGCGGGATATCTCGACGACGACGGCTTTCTGGTGATCCGGGACCGCGTCAAAGATCTCATCATCGTCGCGGGCGAAAACGTCTACCCCGCAGAGGTCGAAAAGACCATCAATGCTCACCCGGCGGTACACGACAGCGCGGTGGTGGGCGCACCGGATGTCTTGCGGGGCGAATGCATTCACGCATTCGTTGTTGCTAAACAGGATGAAGTACTGCAGCTCGACGACCTCGAGCGGTTTCTCGCTCGGCGGCTCGCTCGCTTCAAGGTGCCGGGCACGTTCCACGTCACCGATGCAATCCCGCGGAACCCCAGCGGGAAGATCCTGCGCCGGACATTAAGGGAGCGGTTCTGGGCCGGCCTAGAACGGCAGATCAATTGATCACCCCCCGGGTGGGCGGTCGGGGCATGCAGGCCTTGACGAAAAGCTTCTGCGGTATTGGTCGGGCGGAATACCGATTCGGCGAATGAAGTTGCGACGCATCGTCTCCGATGTCCCAAAACCACACCGCTCAGCAATGGCGACGACAGCATCGTCAGTCTCCTCGAGCTGGCGGCGAGCGGACTCGGTACGGATCCGTTCGACGTAAGCCCCAGGAGCCTCGCCGACCTCGTTGGTAAACAACCGGGTGAAGTGTCGCGGGCTCATCGCTGCTCGCCGCGCCAGGTCGGAGATGCTGTGGGCAGCACCGGGTTCGGCTTCGATCGCTTCCTGCACGCCCCGGATGGACTGACGGCTGGCACGAGGCACCCACAGAGGCGCGGCAAACTGCAACTGGCCACCGGGCCGACGCAGATACAGCACCAACCAACGTGCGACAGCCTGGGCGACGTCCCTACCGTAGTCCTCCTCGACGAGCGCAAGCGAGAGGTCGATGCCCGCCGTGACCCCAGCGGCTGTCCACACCGAGTCTGAGCTGCGCACGAAGATCGGCTCCGGGTCGACGGTGATGGCTGGGAATTCGCGGGCCAGCCGATCGGCGAACGCCCAGTGCGTCGTCACACGACAGCCATCGAGGAGACCGGCCGCAGCGGCCAGAAACGCGCCAGTGCACACACTGACCACACGACGGGAGTTGGCGGCGGCGCATTTAATCCAGGCCACGGTGTCCGGGTCTTGCCCGGCAGGTTCGACACCGGCACCCCCGGGCAACACGAGTGTGTCGATCTCTCTTGGTTTGGGCATCGCTTCCGCAACGAAAGCCAGGTTGGTGGAGGTAGATATCGGCTGGCCGTTTCGGGATACCACGCTGACCCGATACCCGCCCCCGGTCAGCCGCGCTGCACCGTCGAACACGTCATGCGGCCCGACGATGTCCAGCGCCTGTACGCCGGGAAAGCCCAGGATCACCACCGAGCGAGCTTCGGAACCGCTGCGGACCAACGGCGACAACATCATCTAGCACACATCCCTCAATTGGCGTGTACGAGAGAGCGATCTTGCGGCTGCGTTTGGGCTGGCACGGCCGAAGCCCGATGAGGGCGCGTGTGTACTTTCAACGGCCACCAGAACCAGCGGCCCAGCAGCGCGGCGATGGACGGCGTCATGAATGCCCGCACGATCAAGGTGTCGAACAGCAGACCCAGACCAATGGTGGTACCGAGCTGACCGATCATCTTCACGTCGCTGACGATCATGGATGCCATCGTGAACGCGAACACCAGGCCGGCGTTCGTGACGACTTTGCCGGTGCCGCCCATGGATCGGATGATGCCCGTATTGAGGCCGGCGTGTATTTCCTGTCGGAATCGGGAGACCAGCAGCAGGTTGTAGTCCGAGCCCACCGCCAACAGCACGATGACGGACATCGCAAGCACCAGCCAGTGCAACGGGGTGCCGAGAATGTACTGCCACACCAGCACCGACAATCCAAACGATGCGCCGAGTGACATCGCGACCGTGCCGACGATGACCCCGGCTGGTACGAGCGCACGGGTGAAGATCAGCATGATGATGAAAATCAGGCACAGCGAGGAAATGCCCGCGATCACGAGATCCCATTTGGCGCCCTCGGAGATGTCTTTGAAGACGGCGCCGATGCCGGCCACGTAGATCTTGCTGCCCTCCAACGGAGTTCCCTTGAGCGACTCCTCAGCCGCGGTGTGTATCGCGTCGATACTCGCGATCCCCTCATCCGACGCGGGGTCGCCCCGGTGCAGAATGATGAATCGTGCCGCGTGGCCGTCGGGTGACAGGAAGTTGCTCATCGCCCGCTGGAAGTCTTTATTTTCAAACACTTCCGGCGGGAGGTAGAACGAGTCGTCGTTCTTGGAACCGTCAAAAGCACGGCCCATGGCCGACGCGTTTTTGGTCATGTCT
This window of the Mycobacterium sp. 050128 genome carries:
- a CDS encoding S1 RNA-binding domain-containing protein, yielding MSRDVYADAARKYAHTLPGHILLAAEPAAIPASTLTLDVLVEQTEELEAAQKYALRAMLNGLDSIEDLQLFLGLDDRDILRAIAGLLDAEYIDYRPPPEGALRRLTLRDAGRDAARDAQLRRPAPATVPVVYDRLTRTVTPWNKRALTRTQVAKSNAARILLPPASAMPVGLHELNVDALTAALDIRREPIHILGISGVTENPVYYYGAILLIYKNFDTNELRLGVDVDGTWSEPHAAALEKIGAVDRLRITAAPADEVHESVTDSADRLGRDEVIALQTALDSNETGTDGNQLDRAQIRWLGVYEHPTWLNDAVSNSQHRLLIISPRITGSVVDQRWVDRVEKLARTADVTIFWGHGDNTDTDETAVDRLHKAARRSTRLAIVRVPNTVAKVLVSDGYYIKTNFNWLSFRGTPSRQFRHEEGDLVQNQELADHAYDKYMSENCTLALEVVGTLPAKYRISIKSNASTPSDLQPASQPAPLTARTDSPATMGSPPADATQSQPPTARRRERRKKAPASNRETARRQALSKITVGESMSGVVKNLENYGAFVSLGDNLDGLIHISKLGRQVHHPSAVVQLGQTVVVIVEDVDIDRERVSLKLKSVDGRPQSPQKPHHA
- a CDS encoding helix-turn-helix transcriptional regulator, whose amino-acid sequence is MARARVSLSQRELAKAAHVPQSTIARIESGTRQPSLPLLARILAAVDLELRINVADYDAHDDILDGDVARLSALQRQRRRQVQDEFAAHLRETHRS
- a CDS encoding DJ-1/PfpI family protein; protein product: MTKNIGIVLFDGVEELDVVGPWEVWSSWAHHFPGDGYTVSCFSPSGGLVSCAKGLVLQAHHSFDDAPKFDVLLHPGGQGVRPLAYDDVWLDWVRRQRAAVPLMTSVCTGSLVYAAAGLLSHRPATTHWNSLDLLTTLDPTIDVRREERFIDDGDIVTSSGVSAGIDMALYLVGRLAGAERAREVRRYIQYDPAPPL
- the scoE gene encoding (3R)-3-[(carboxymethyl)amino]fatty acid oxygenase/decarboxylase, with the translated sequence MSKFTELAAVEVYDFDPAMATSDDIQLLRHHIYTDKLVILKAQDLKPAAFVELGQHFGTPVSYYEPMYHHPENGLIFVSSNLARAEGQIGVPRTGGFWHADYQFMPKPFAFTLFYPQKLPTGTRGTRFINMASAYERLTPRLKEAIADTFSKHSARRYVKIRPSDVYRPIGDIRAEIERVTPPQTWPTVLIHPVTGERILYVSEAFTYAIEDSEGNALPLSLRDELLDASGQLDESYEHPNIFVQTYEPGDLVLWDNRTLIHRALHNPNNEPTESYRVTVTDEYPLGAEVAA
- a CDS encoding FcoT family thioesterase; its protein translation is MTQTSQPSLAEFLQDDTVLLDRTMTPYVRKDTVYLKQATVVRRGDIVVGSGDLGFDHSCYIEETGHFNAVEFVISYNQLIYYTLAASVRDQLIPELSDWTMDDYWQRQLPSVLISKMSTRFRQPINSRSYRGVLTITDVEFRHRSRPVLALQTTVEFTDDGAGSALGEVEIVLADLPAKS
- a CDS encoding long-chain-fatty-acid--CoA ligase, giving the protein MAGSRFDLVSVLEQNARLGGDRAALIFESARVSFGELARRSVAVSRALASAGVRPGDRIVHVATDSPALYELLYGCARLGAVLVPVNWRLAADEVDYIVDHAGARVLITDRTDLTAETVINVDSFAAWRDRAPTLELPEIVVDRDTPIVQMYTSGTTGRPKGVVLAHRTFTAVRELLDDAGLDWIDWRDGDVSLIALPGFHIGGMWWATQGLNKGIPSVVIPRFKALDAVTAIRENGVTVSCFVPAMLLMMLSEPGLTKSDFATVRKIAYGGSPIGPDLLSQALDTFDCDFAQIYGLTETGNTAVCLPPSEHLPGRARLHAAGRPYPGVGVAIRDPDGTELPPGRCGEVYLRSPAQMLEYFDNPAATRQTIVDGWIRTGDAGYLDDDGFLVIRDRVKDLIIVAGENVYPAEVEKTINAHPAVHDSAVVGAPDVLRGECIHAFVVAKQDEVLQLDDLERFLARRLARFKVPGTFHVTDAIPRNPSGKILRRTLRERFWAGLERQIN
- a CDS encoding GlxA family transcriptional regulator, whose amino-acid sequence is MLSPLVRSGSEARSVVILGFPGVQALDIVGPHDVFDGAARLTGGGYRVSVVSRNGQPISTSTNLAFVAEAMPKPREIDTLVLPGGAGVEPAGQDPDTVAWIKCAAANSRRVVSVCTGAFLAAAAGLLDGCRVTTHWAFADRLAREFPAITVDPEPIFVRSSDSVWTAAGVTAGIDLSLALVEEDYGRDVAQAVARWLVLYLRRPGGQLQFAAPLWVPRASRQSIRGVQEAIEAEPGAAHSISDLARRAAMSPRHFTRLFTNEVGEAPGAYVERIRTESARRQLEETDDAVVAIAERCGFGTSETMRRNFIRRIGIPPDQYRRSFSSRPACPDRPPGG